Genomic segment of Murdochiella vaginalis:
AAAAGGCAGAGGAGGTCTTTCAATAATGAAAACTCCATTTGATATCATCATCGCTCCGGTCATCACGGAGAAATCCATGGCGGATATGGCGGAACATAAATACACCTTCCGCGTCGATGCTAAGAGCAACAAAGCGGAAATTCGCCATGCTGTCGAAGAAGCCTTTGATGGCGTCACGGTTAAGCGTGTCAACACGATTACCATGAAAGGCAAAACCAAGCGCGTGGGGAACCACAAGACGAAGAGCTCCGATTGGAAAAAAGCCATCGTCACCCTCACGGAAGACTCGAAGGAAATCGAGTTCTTCGAAGGAATGTAATCGAGGAGGGATGCAATGGGAATCAGAAGATATAAACCAACCTCGGCAGGCCGTCGCGTTATGCGCGTACTGACCTTTGAGGAAATTACGAAATCCACCCCGGAAAAATCGCTGACGGTCAACCTGAAGCGTTCGGGCGGGCGCACGAATAACGGGCGCACAACGCTGCGTTTCCGTGGAGGCGGCGCAAAGCGCCGTTATCGCATCATCGACTTTAAGCGCAACAAGGACAACATCCCGGCGACCGTTTCGTCGATCGAATACGATCCGAACCGTTCCGCCAACATTGCGCTCTTGGTCTATGCCGACGGTGAAAAGCGCTACATTTTAGCACCGCGCGGACTGCAAGTCGGTCAGCACGTGGAATCCGGCGATAACGTGGATATTACGGTCGGCAATGCTTTACCGCTTCGTTTCATCCCGGTTGGCCAGACGATTCACAATATCGAGATGAAGCCGGGCAAAGGTGCACAGCTGGTTCGTACGGCCGGTGCCGAAGCTCAGTTAATGGCGAAGGAAGGCAAGTATGCACAGCTTCGCATGCCCTCCGGCGAGTATCGCTTGATTTCGCTGGACTGCAAAGCGACGATCGGCGCGGTCGGGAACCCGGATCACGGCCTGGTACGTCTTGGTAAAGCCGGTAAAAAACGCTATCTCGGCCGCAAGCCTCATGTTCGCGGTTCGGCGATGAACCCGGTAGACCATCCGCACGGCGGTGGTGAGGGACGCGCTCCGGTAGGCCGTCCGGCACCGATGACCCCGTGGGGCAAAAAATCACGTGGCGTGAAGACCCGCACAGCGAAACAATCCGACAAGATGATTGTTCGCCGTCGCACGAAGTAACAGGAGGATGGCATGAGCAGATCTTTGAAGAAAGGGCCTTTTGTAGATGACCACCTGATGAAAAAGGTGGAGGCTCTTAATGAATCCAATAAGAAAATGGTGATCAAGACGTGGTCCCGTCGCTCGACGATCTTCCCGCAATTTGTGGGCCACACGATCGCTGTGCACGATGGAAGAAAACACGTACCCATCTATATCACAGAAGATATGGTCGGACATAAACTCGGCGAGTTTGTCCCCACCCGTACATTCAGAGGACATGCCGGGAAAGCGGATAAGCAGAGTGGCGTACGCTAGGAGGTAGGACATGGAAGCAAGAGCAGAAGCAAAATATGTTCGCGTCTCTCCCCGCAAGGTGAACTACATCTGCAAAGAGATTCGCGGCAAACAAGTGGATGAAGCGCTGACCATTCTGCATTTCACCCCGAAAAAAGGCGCGGAAGTGCTGGAAAAAGTTCTGCGTTCGGCCATTGCCAATGCGGAAAACAAC
This window contains:
- the rplW gene encoding 50S ribosomal protein L23, giving the protein MKTPFDIIIAPVITEKSMADMAEHKYTFRVDAKSNKAEIRHAVEEAFDGVTVKRVNTITMKGKTKRVGNHKTKSSDWKKAIVTLTEDSKEIEFFEGM
- the rplB gene encoding 50S ribosomal protein L2 codes for the protein MGIRRYKPTSAGRRVMRVLTFEEITKSTPEKSLTVNLKRSGGRTNNGRTTLRFRGGGAKRRYRIIDFKRNKDNIPATVSSIEYDPNRSANIALLVYADGEKRYILAPRGLQVGQHVESGDNVDITVGNALPLRFIPVGQTIHNIEMKPGKGAQLVRTAGAEAQLMAKEGKYAQLRMPSGEYRLISLDCKATIGAVGNPDHGLVRLGKAGKKRYLGRKPHVRGSAMNPVDHPHGGGEGRAPVGRPAPMTPWGKKSRGVKTRTAKQSDKMIVRRRTK
- the rpsS gene encoding 30S ribosomal protein S19 — encoded protein: MSRSLKKGPFVDDHLMKKVEALNESNKKMVIKTWSRRSTIFPQFVGHTIAVHDGRKHVPIYITEDMVGHKLGEFVPTRTFRGHAGKADKQSGVR
- the rplV gene encoding 50S ribosomal protein L22 — encoded protein: MEARAEAKYVRVSPRKVNYICKEIRGKQVDEALTILHFTPKKGAEVLEKVLRSAIANAENNLSLDREGLVVRQAWANDGPTMKRWHPKAKGAAYPILKRTSHIGVVVSEKEEEER